From Enterococcus wangshanyuanii, the proteins below share one genomic window:
- a CDS encoding helix-turn-helix transcriptional regulator has protein sequence MCRLLIVSDDLQEQLMLQKSINDSFMNIKILPPATTEAEALKITEEFLPEILLISIDHIEIDGFIVKRKIVKSLPNIKVIILTEHESFQSLHQALRCGVIDYLLTPVDFDELKVAVDRCVRSLNQVSLMDVLNNKPTVLAKEQINTMLDYIHEHYNEEINLTTLADIMHLNRHYVSRFFKEAVGMNFIDYLTAYRIEKAKQLLMKTEESITEISGTVGYIDSTYFSKLFKKKVGQSPHQFRKQYHGEHTPADLRIIYQ, from the coding sequence ATGTGCCGACTATTGATTGTCAGTGATGATTTACAGGAGCAATTGATGCTCCAAAAATCGATTAACGATTCTTTCATGAATATAAAAATCTTACCTCCTGCTACAACTGAAGCAGAAGCATTAAAAATTACAGAAGAGTTTTTACCGGAGATATTGTTGATTTCGATCGATCATATAGAAATTGATGGATTCATTGTCAAACGAAAAATAGTTAAAAGTTTGCCGAATATCAAAGTGATCATTTTGACTGAACACGAAAGTTTTCAAAGCCTTCATCAAGCTTTGCGCTGCGGTGTTATCGACTATTTACTTACTCCTGTAGACTTTGATGAATTAAAAGTTGCGGTCGACCGCTGTGTCAGATCCTTAAATCAAGTTTCACTAATGGATGTGTTGAATAATAAACCGACCGTCTTAGCTAAAGAACAGATCAACACGATGTTGGATTATATCCACGAGCATTACAATGAGGAAATCAACTTGACTACACTAGCTGATATTATGCATCTAAACCGACATTATGTGAGTCGTTTCTTTAAAGAAGCTGTTGGAATGAATTTTATTGATTATTTAACTGCCTATCGAATTGAAAAAGCGAAACAACTACTGATGAAGACAGAGGAGTCTATTACTGAAATTTCAGGAACAGTCGGCTACATAGACTCAACGTATTTTAGTAAATTATTCAAGAAAAAAGTGGGGCAGTCTCCTCATCAATTTCGTAAA